One Solanum pennellii chromosome 9, SPENNV200 DNA segment encodes these proteins:
- the LOC107031751 gene encoding uncharacterized protein LOC107031751 isoform X1 → MTAPMAESPVIKAGAGIGTGTGDPCCIEQESNGSVHGVRFNEVASIKDRYRNGVVVYRRNKRLKRAANVDGGESTDSKCNSGVIKDDIKGISGNVESVKEMVEVEVKEESTLTVNCATVAGRRLTRSVLKLNVEPLDMSNENLEVLDGKLITCNGASPAEESEMEISKRISIIGRPTTVKELFQTGLLEGYPVFYNGGKRGIPLRGTVKDIGILCSCDLCKGIRVVPPGKFEIHACKTYRRASQYICLENGKSLLDVVKECRKGSLKNLEATVRSFIGPIPVKENIICQNCNGSFAATSVGKIDQICDSCIISLRSEATPSQSIKVEAGISNPVLNINSSEASTASDTSLKRRRGRKKKKPVEICSRKKSLRISSAHTISGRKDQLKTPNKLSNPVLSPHSNEAAPMCNSYRDKMQSKISKKLSKSIAASNSSTIGSLGVSVHSRTQWKITKKDQKMHWLVFEEGGLPDGTEVAYYSRGKKLLVGYKQGSGIVCSCCNSEVSPSQFEAHAGWASRKKPYGYIYTSNGVSLHEFAMSLLRGRKSSVRDSDDLCIICADGGILVLCDGCPRAFHKECASLSAVPRGKWYCKYCENKFQREKFVEHNANAIAAGRISGIDPIEQISKRCMRTVKNPEEAEVIACALCRCYDFSKSGFGPRTVILCDQCEKEYHVGCLKKRKIADLKELPKGRWFCCADCKRIYSALQNSLHSGEERLSESCLGAVRMKLKEKHMDFVGDLDVRWRLISGKVTSRETRVLLAEAVSIFHDCFDPIVDSATGRDFIPSMVYGRNIRGQDFGGMYCAILTVNSIVVSAGILRIFGQDMAELPLVATRIGSQGQGYFQLLLSCIEKLLAFLNVRRFILPSAVEAMSIWTEKFGFKEIPPDLLVSYKKTCWQLITFKGTCMLEKMVPKCRIIRHDVTEAETETETESDEPDE, encoded by the exons ATGACGGCGCCGATGGCTGAGTCTCCGGTTATCAAAGCCGGAGCCGGAATTGGTACCGGTACTGGTGATCCGTGTTGCATTGAACAGGAATCGAACGGTTCGGTTCATGGCGTTAGGTTCAACGAAGTTGCTTCAATTAAGGATCGTTATAGGAATGGAGTTGTTGTGTATAGGAGGAACAAGAGGTTGAAGAGAGCGGCTAATGTTGATGGCGGTGAATCGACTGATTCCAAGTGTAATTCAGGTGTGATTAAGGATGATATCAAGGGTATTTCTGGCAATGTGGAGAGTGTGAAAGAAATGGTGGAGGTTGAAGTCAAAGAGGAGTCAACGTTGACAGTGAACTGTGCTACTGTTGCTGGGAGGAGGCTTACAAGGTCGGTTTTGAAGCTGAATGTGGAGCCTCTTGATATGTCGAATGAGAATTTGGAAGTGTTGGACGGGAAATTGATCACATGTAATGGTGCATCTCCTGCAGAAGAATCAGAGATGGAAATATCGAAGAGGATTTCGATTATAGGAAGGCCTACTACCGTTAAGGAGCTTTTTCAGACTGGTTTGCTCGAGGGCTATCCAGTTTTCTATAATGGTGGCAAGAGg GGAATTCCACTGAGAGGAACAGTCAAAGATATTGGAATTCTATGTTCTTGTGATCTGTGCAAGGGTATCAGG GTTGTTCCTCCTGGCAAATTTGAGATCCATGCATGTAAAACTTATAGACGTGCATCACAATATATCTGCCTGGAAAATGGAAAGAGTCTCCTTGATGTGGTCAAAGAATGTAGGAAAGGTTCTTTGAAGAACTTGGAAGCAACAGTTCGAAGCTTCATTGGCCCGATTCCTGTGAAGGAAAATATCATATGTCAGAATTGCAATG GGTCTTTTGCTGCAACTTCAGTGGGAAAAATTGACCAAATTTgtgattcttgcataatctcTTTAAGATCAGAAGCCACTCCATCTCAGTCAATAAAAGTTGAAGCTGG GATATCTAATCCTGTCCTGAACATAAATTCTTCTGAAGCTTCAACTGCGTCAGATACTTCTCTAAAAAGGCGTagaggaagaaaaaagaaaaa GCCTGTCGAAATATGTTCAAGGAAAAAGTCCCTTAGAATATCTTCAGCACATACAATCTCAGGAAGGAAGGATCAATTGAAGACACCAAACAA GTTATCCAATCCTGTTCTTTCTCCACACTCAAATGAAGCTGCCCCGATGTGCAACTCTTACAGAGATAAAATGCAGAGCAAGATCTCAAAAAA ATTGTCAAAATCCATTGCAGCTTCAAATTCCTCAACAATTGGTTCTCTTGGTGTTTCAGTACACTCTAGGACCCAATGGAAAATTACAAAGAA GGATCAGAAAATGCATTGGTTGGTTTTTGAGGAAGGTGGACTGCCCGATGGGACTGAAGTTGCTTATTATTCTCGTGGAAAG AAATTGCTTGTCGGTTATAAGCAGGGATCTGGTATAGTTTGTTCTTGCTGCAACTCTGAG GTTAGTCCATCACAATTTGAAGCTCATGCAGGTTGGGCGTCGCGCAAAAAACC CTATGGATACATTTACACTTCAAATGGAGTGTCTCTACATGAATTTGCTATGTCCCTATTGAGAGGTCGTAAGTCTTCTGTCAGAGACAGTGATGATCTGTGCATCATATGCGCAGATGGTGGAATACTGGTGCTTTGTGATGGATGTCCAAGGGCCTTCCATAAAG AGTGTGCATCATTATCGGCTGTTCCCCGTGGTAAATGGTATTGTAAGTATTGTGAAAATAAGTTTCAGAGGGAGAAGTTTGTGGAGCACAATGCTAATGCCATTGCTGCCGGGAGGATTTCTGGTATTGACCCAATAGAGCAAATAAGTAAGCGTTGCATGCGTACTGTGAAGAACCCAGAAGAGGCAGAAGTTATAGCATGTGCTTTATGCAG GTGTTATGATTTTAGTAAGTCTGGATTTGGTCCACGCACGGTTATCCTCTGTGACCAG TGTGAGAAGGAATATCATGTTGGCTGCTTGAAGAAACGCAAGATAGCAGATTTAAAG GAGTTGCCTaaaggaagatggttctgcTGTGCGGATTGCAAGAGGATATATTCTGCACTGCAAAATTCACTGCACTCAGGAGAAGAGAGACTGTCAGAATCTTGCCTGGGTGCAGTAAGGATGAAGctaaaggaaaaacatatggATTTTGTTGGTGATCTAGATGTGAGATGGAGACTTATCAGTGGCAAAGTTACTTCTCGTGAAACCAGAGTGTTATTAGCAGAAGCTGTTTCAATCTTCCAT GATTGCTTTGATCCTATTGTTGATTCGGCAACTGGACGTGATTTCATTCCATCTATGGTCTATGG AAGGAATATTAGGGGCCAAGACTTTGGGGGCATGTACTGTGCTATATTGACAGTAAA TTCAATAGTAGTATCAGCAGGGATCCTCCGTATTTTTGGTCAGGATATGGCAGAGCTTCCTCTTGTGGCAACACGTATTGGTAGCCAGGGCCAG GGTTACTTTCAGTTGCTCCTCTCCTGCATAGAGAAGTTGCTTGCATTTTTGAATGTTAGAAGATTTATACTTCCTTCTGCTGTTGAAGCAATGTCAATATGGACCGAGAAATTTGGATTCAAAGAGATACCACCAGATCTG CTAGTCAGCTACAAAAAAACCTGTTGGCAATTGATTACCTTCAAAGGAACATGTATGCTGGAAAAAATGGTCCCTAAATGTCGAATCATTCGACATGATGTAACTGAAGCTGAAACTGAAACTGAAACCGAAAGTGATGAACCAGATGAGTAG
- the LOC107031751 gene encoding uncharacterized protein LOC107031751 isoform X2, protein MTAPMAESPVIKAGAGIGTGTGDPCCIEQESNGSVHGVRFNEVASIKDRYRNGVVVYRRNKRLKRAANVDGGESTDSKCNSGVIKDDIKGISGNVESVKEMVEVEVKEESTLTVNCATVAGRRLTRSVLKLNVEPLDMSNENLEVLDGKLITCNGASPAEESEMEISKRISIIGRPTTVKELFQTGLLEGYPVFYNGGKRGIPLRGTVKDIGILCSCDLCKGIRVVPPGKFEIHACKTYRRASQYICLENGKSLLDVVKECRKGSLKNLEATVRSFIGPIPVKENIICQNCNGSFAATSVGKIDQICDSCIISLRSEATPSQSIKVEAGPVEICSRKKSLRISSAHTISGRKDQLKTPNKLSNPVLSPHSNEAAPMCNSYRDKMQSKISKKLSKSIAASNSSTIGSLGVSVHSRTQWKITKKDQKMHWLVFEEGGLPDGTEVAYYSRGKKLLVGYKQGSGIVCSCCNSEVSPSQFEAHAGWASRKKPYGYIYTSNGVSLHEFAMSLLRGRKSSVRDSDDLCIICADGGILVLCDGCPRAFHKECASLSAVPRGKWYCKYCENKFQREKFVEHNANAIAAGRISGIDPIEQISKRCMRTVKNPEEAEVIACALCRCYDFSKSGFGPRTVILCDQCEKEYHVGCLKKRKIADLKELPKGRWFCCADCKRIYSALQNSLHSGEERLSESCLGAVRMKLKEKHMDFVGDLDVRWRLISGKVTSRETRVLLAEAVSIFHDCFDPIVDSATGRDFIPSMVYGRNIRGQDFGGMYCAILTVNSIVVSAGILRIFGQDMAELPLVATRIGSQGQGYFQLLLSCIEKLLAFLNVRRFILPSAVEAMSIWTEKFGFKEIPPDLLVSYKKTCWQLITFKGTCMLEKMVPKCRIIRHDVTEAETETETESDEPDE, encoded by the exons ATGACGGCGCCGATGGCTGAGTCTCCGGTTATCAAAGCCGGAGCCGGAATTGGTACCGGTACTGGTGATCCGTGTTGCATTGAACAGGAATCGAACGGTTCGGTTCATGGCGTTAGGTTCAACGAAGTTGCTTCAATTAAGGATCGTTATAGGAATGGAGTTGTTGTGTATAGGAGGAACAAGAGGTTGAAGAGAGCGGCTAATGTTGATGGCGGTGAATCGACTGATTCCAAGTGTAATTCAGGTGTGATTAAGGATGATATCAAGGGTATTTCTGGCAATGTGGAGAGTGTGAAAGAAATGGTGGAGGTTGAAGTCAAAGAGGAGTCAACGTTGACAGTGAACTGTGCTACTGTTGCTGGGAGGAGGCTTACAAGGTCGGTTTTGAAGCTGAATGTGGAGCCTCTTGATATGTCGAATGAGAATTTGGAAGTGTTGGACGGGAAATTGATCACATGTAATGGTGCATCTCCTGCAGAAGAATCAGAGATGGAAATATCGAAGAGGATTTCGATTATAGGAAGGCCTACTACCGTTAAGGAGCTTTTTCAGACTGGTTTGCTCGAGGGCTATCCAGTTTTCTATAATGGTGGCAAGAGg GGAATTCCACTGAGAGGAACAGTCAAAGATATTGGAATTCTATGTTCTTGTGATCTGTGCAAGGGTATCAGG GTTGTTCCTCCTGGCAAATTTGAGATCCATGCATGTAAAACTTATAGACGTGCATCACAATATATCTGCCTGGAAAATGGAAAGAGTCTCCTTGATGTGGTCAAAGAATGTAGGAAAGGTTCTTTGAAGAACTTGGAAGCAACAGTTCGAAGCTTCATTGGCCCGATTCCTGTGAAGGAAAATATCATATGTCAGAATTGCAATG GGTCTTTTGCTGCAACTTCAGTGGGAAAAATTGACCAAATTTgtgattcttgcataatctcTTTAAGATCAGAAGCCACTCCATCTCAGTCAATAAAAGTTGAAGCTGG GCCTGTCGAAATATGTTCAAGGAAAAAGTCCCTTAGAATATCTTCAGCACATACAATCTCAGGAAGGAAGGATCAATTGAAGACACCAAACAA GTTATCCAATCCTGTTCTTTCTCCACACTCAAATGAAGCTGCCCCGATGTGCAACTCTTACAGAGATAAAATGCAGAGCAAGATCTCAAAAAA ATTGTCAAAATCCATTGCAGCTTCAAATTCCTCAACAATTGGTTCTCTTGGTGTTTCAGTACACTCTAGGACCCAATGGAAAATTACAAAGAA GGATCAGAAAATGCATTGGTTGGTTTTTGAGGAAGGTGGACTGCCCGATGGGACTGAAGTTGCTTATTATTCTCGTGGAAAG AAATTGCTTGTCGGTTATAAGCAGGGATCTGGTATAGTTTGTTCTTGCTGCAACTCTGAG GTTAGTCCATCACAATTTGAAGCTCATGCAGGTTGGGCGTCGCGCAAAAAACC CTATGGATACATTTACACTTCAAATGGAGTGTCTCTACATGAATTTGCTATGTCCCTATTGAGAGGTCGTAAGTCTTCTGTCAGAGACAGTGATGATCTGTGCATCATATGCGCAGATGGTGGAATACTGGTGCTTTGTGATGGATGTCCAAGGGCCTTCCATAAAG AGTGTGCATCATTATCGGCTGTTCCCCGTGGTAAATGGTATTGTAAGTATTGTGAAAATAAGTTTCAGAGGGAGAAGTTTGTGGAGCACAATGCTAATGCCATTGCTGCCGGGAGGATTTCTGGTATTGACCCAATAGAGCAAATAAGTAAGCGTTGCATGCGTACTGTGAAGAACCCAGAAGAGGCAGAAGTTATAGCATGTGCTTTATGCAG GTGTTATGATTTTAGTAAGTCTGGATTTGGTCCACGCACGGTTATCCTCTGTGACCAG TGTGAGAAGGAATATCATGTTGGCTGCTTGAAGAAACGCAAGATAGCAGATTTAAAG GAGTTGCCTaaaggaagatggttctgcTGTGCGGATTGCAAGAGGATATATTCTGCACTGCAAAATTCACTGCACTCAGGAGAAGAGAGACTGTCAGAATCTTGCCTGGGTGCAGTAAGGATGAAGctaaaggaaaaacatatggATTTTGTTGGTGATCTAGATGTGAGATGGAGACTTATCAGTGGCAAAGTTACTTCTCGTGAAACCAGAGTGTTATTAGCAGAAGCTGTTTCAATCTTCCAT GATTGCTTTGATCCTATTGTTGATTCGGCAACTGGACGTGATTTCATTCCATCTATGGTCTATGG AAGGAATATTAGGGGCCAAGACTTTGGGGGCATGTACTGTGCTATATTGACAGTAAA TTCAATAGTAGTATCAGCAGGGATCCTCCGTATTTTTGGTCAGGATATGGCAGAGCTTCCTCTTGTGGCAACACGTATTGGTAGCCAGGGCCAG GGTTACTTTCAGTTGCTCCTCTCCTGCATAGAGAAGTTGCTTGCATTTTTGAATGTTAGAAGATTTATACTTCCTTCTGCTGTTGAAGCAATGTCAATATGGACCGAGAAATTTGGATTCAAAGAGATACCACCAGATCTG CTAGTCAGCTACAAAAAAACCTGTTGGCAATTGATTACCTTCAAAGGAACATGTATGCTGGAAAAAATGGTCCCTAAATGTCGAATCATTCGACATGATGTAACTGAAGCTGAAACTGAAACTGAAACCGAAAGTGATGAACCAGATGAGTAG
- the LOC107029710 gene encoding myosin-11-like has protein sequence MFKLQKQNNKQDKSGERVDFRFSNFQLLQVPKGWDRLSLSVICVETGKTVAKLGKTLVKSGSCQWPETLLESVWISQDDSSLELEESLYKFVVSMGSARSGLLGEGIINLASYVGSRMSSPVLVPLKKCNQGTTLQVKIHCLTPKSKFRDELKSSGSGVKEHVLDHDVDSKSNESGNFSAGSDVLPYDPGSNSGPSKLEIKERSFSASGSNNSFSSAESFTRKEKFPSRNHLKNEGSKQVRASPDHTSPQNDHFIDDQTVSSRSSYNTKATISMEHLQNNGKDFTASSVTNSGSSRNLLEAAEDTIEELRIEAKMWERNARKLMLDLDILREEFASQSKKQADLVMDLSASYSEQGNLKREIENLKLMLQESTSKHDVAEDSIFQPRGQKEELENEVRHQQEFNASLALQLKGSQESNIELLVLLQELEETIEQQKVEIEKFSSWKESEETLQRSDQSFTKPLQDKNHELESEQTMNRQTENGHSEEASTELIRDIEALREKIQELEWDCAELTQENLDLLIKFKESGSRASEKENSEDFTQLVKQLEVAFHHLKRPWHKVSSSVSDQCKHHLENLANLNEDGARSSKLLTTGCVLTYLFDLNNLLETRIVECEECLKQHEQEIQERNRKLEDYGLEVQAHESSKAELQMQCSGLLKELDKKHSELQSNEEEKRRILEHQRELEGKVSGLQKEKDQVEKNLKIVSRESAKTSSCLDDLQSDYKELNNNMNALVSENKLLKRKLAQLESEKHTLEDQFVGLTEKNENMEAQIRLMTVEGESRQSELEESKSVIMNLQEEIEKMESETKMSIANLKEELEDMQILWSQTREECEHLMNENEKLQGSLKNLLEMERKNVEQDEHRMQLEAQLHESQKSLSNSLIKVKALEENLDSMWKDFSLKEEKLNAELDELIQENKNETEKLVQQESLSNQKYSEKLMEVERLEKEVEQLTKQISEMDEERRLATDTVNEVSSLRADKEKLVSALDDFKSKCTSIEKEFAASRQSYEKLMVDHAKILKLLPNYRANEEKLKTSINDLELQLTLSRYEHQKFHEGSANLKFQLQKTKELQDEVFNLKSELTECISEKENLEASLEKISGDFEEMKAEKASFTSKISNLQKVLSELENSNRRRICLEEKVEQMESELTEKEKFFAQVTDLRTELSETKRDNEQYRQKIYKMEEEKDNFLKKVQALEAEVKMMEEEKKLYAKKFEQNDTPKSNNKYTNFNRAPQKLSQSQELRVDRLHSDRKSSESEGENSFSDKITSSVEVDYLARIQLLENKLAEALEANKKYKIQLQRFKTEERRGHSPASKKSEGDNEMVKRFEHTKALLETELKDIRERYFQMSLKYAEVEAQREDLVMKLKAVKSGKRWFS, from the exons atgttcaaattaCAGAAGCAGAATAATAAACAGGACAAATCAGGAGAAAGGGTTGATTTCAGATTCTCAAATTTTCAACTACTTCAG GTACCAAAAGGATGGGACAGGCTATCTTTGTCTGTAATCTGTGTAGAAACTGGAAAGACAGTAGCAAAGCTAGGCAAAACACTCGTGAAAAGCGGAAGCTGTCAATGGCCAGAGACACTTTTGGAGTCCGTGTGGATTTCACAAGACGATTCATCTCTAGAGCTCGAAGAATCACTCTACAAGTTCGTTGTTTCAATG GGCTCTGCTAGATCTGGTCTACTTGGAGAGGGAATAATTAATCTAGCATCATATGTTGGTTCAAGAATGTCTTCTCCTGTTTTGGTTCCGTTAAAGAAATGCAATCAGGGAACAACACTACAG GTGAAAATTCACTGCCTAACACCAAAGAGTAAATTCAG AGATGAATTGAAATCTTCAGGTTCTGGTGTGAAAGAGCATGTTTTAGATCATGATGTTGACAGTAAATCGAACGAGTCTGGCAACTTCTCTGCTGGGAGTGATGTGCTTCCATATGATCCCGGCTCAAACTCGGGTCCAAGTAAACTtgagatcaag GAGAGAAGTTTCTCGGCATCCGGATCAAATAACAGCTTTAGCTCAGCTGAGAGTTTTACGCGAAAAGAAAAGTTCCCTTCCAGAAATCACTTAAAGAATGAAGGATCCAAGCAAGTTAGAGCAAGTCCTGACCATACTTCACCTCAGAACGATCATTTCATCGATGATCAAACTGTTTCAAGCCGATCATCATATAATACAAAAGCCACGATTTCTATGGAGCATCTGCAGAACAACGGAAAAGATTTCACAGCATCTTCTGTGACAAACTCAGGCTCTTCAAGAAACCTTCTGGAGGCTGCAGAAGATACAATTGAAGAACTCCGAATAGAAGCCAAGATGTGGGAGAGAAATGCTCGGAAGCTCATGCTCGATTTGGACATACTGAGAGAGGAATTTGCGTCTCAGTCGAAAAAGCAAGCAGACTTGGTGATGGATCTCTCAGCTTCCTATTCAGAGCAAGGTAACTTGAAAAGAGAGATTGAGAATCTCAAACTGATGTTGCAGGAGTCAACATCGAAACACGATGTGGCAGAGGATTCGATATTTCAACCGAGAGGTCAGAAGGAGGAACTGGAAAATGAAGTAAGACATCAACAGGAGTTCAATGCAAGTTTAGCCTTACAACTAAAAGGAAGTCAGGAATCAAATATCGAGCTCCTCGTACTTCTTCAGGAGCTTGAAGAAACTATAGAACAGCAGAAAGTGGAAATAGAGAAATTTTCATCTTGGAAAGAATCGGAAGAGACATTGCAAAGAAGTGATCAATCCTTCACAAAGCCGTTACAAGACAAGAATCATGAGCTTGAGAGTGAACAGACAATGAACAGACAGACGGAGAATGGACACTCTGAGGAAGCTAGTACTGAGCTAATAAGAGATATTGAAGCATTACGAGAGAAAATACAGGAGCTCGAGTGGGATTGTGCTGAGCTTACTCAGGAAAACCTGGATCTTCTGATCAAGTTTAAGGAGTCCGGTAGTCGAGCTAGTGAAAAGGAAAACTCCGAAGACTTCACTCAATTAGTGAAGCAGCTTGAAGTAGCTTTCCACCATCTAAAGAGACCGTGGCATAAAGTTTCTTCCAGTGTGAGTGATCAGTGCAAACATCACCTGGAAAACTTGGCAAATTTGAACGAGGACGGTGCAAGGTCTTCAAAACTATTGACAACCGGCTGTGTCCTTACGTATCTGTTTGACCTGAACAATCTCTTGGAAACTAGAATAGTTGAATGCGAGGAATGTCTGAAACAGCATGAACAGGAGATCCAGGAGAGAAATAGAAAGCTGGAAGATTACGGTCTTGAGGTTCAAGCACATGAGAGCTCAAAGGCAGAACTACAAATGCAATGTTCCGGTCTACTAAAAGAGTTGGATAAAAAACATTCAGAGTTACAAAGCAACGAGGAGGAGAAAAGGCGCATTTTGGAGCATCAAAGAGAACTAGAAGGTAAAGTATCTGGTCTTCAAAAGGAAAAGGATCAGGTGGAAAAAAACCTGAAAATCGTCTCGAGAGAAAGTGCCAAGACCTCTAGCTGCTTGGATGATCTGCAAAGTGATTATAAGGAGCTCAACAATAACATGAATGCTCTAGTTTCTGAGAACAAGCTTCTGAAAAGAAAACTAGCACAGCTCGAAAGTGAAAAACATACACTGGAGGATCAGTTTGTAGGATTGACAGAGAAGAATGAAAATATGGAAGCACAAATTAGGCTCATGACAGTTGAGGGAGAATCTCGTCAATCGGAGTTGGAAGAATCCAAGTCTGTCATAATGAATCTTCAAGAAGAAATTGAGAAGATGGAGAGTGAGACGAAAATGAGCATTGCTAATCTCAAAGAAGAATTAGAAGACATGCAGATCCTATGGTCACAAACTCGAGAAGAATGTGAACATCTCATGAATGAGAATGAAAAGTTACAAGGATCTTTAAAAAATCTTCTTGAAATGGAAAGGAAGAACGTGGAACAGGACGAGCATCGTATGCAGCTAGAAGCTCAACTGCATGAATCACAGAAAAGCTTGTCTAATAGCTTGATAAAGGTTAAGGCTCTTGAAGAAAATCTCGATTCAATGTGGAAAGATTTTTCCTTGAAAGAGGAGAAACTGAATGCTGAACTAGACGAACTCATTCAAGAGAACAAGAACGAAACTGAGAAACTCGTGCAACAAGAAAGTTTGTCTAATCAGAAATACTCAGAGAAGTTGATGGAAGTTGAGCGCCTCGAGAAAGAGGTAGAACAACTAACCAAGCAAATTTCTGAAATGGATGAGGAAAGGAGATTAGCCACTGACACTGTAAACGAAGTTTCCAGTTTACGTGCTGATAAAGAAAAGCTCGTATCTGCGCTTGATGACTTCAAATCAAAATGTACATCGATTGAGAAGGAATTTGCTGCTTCAAGACAAAGTTATGAGAAGCTGATGGTTGATCATGCAAAGATTTTGAAACTTTTACCAAATTACAGGGCGAATGAAGAAAAGCTTAAGACGTCTATTAATGACCTTGAGTTGCAGCTCACTCTTTCGCGTTATGAACATCAAAAGTTTCATGAAGGAAGTGCTAATCTGAAGTTTCAGCTGCAGAAAACAAAGGAGCTTCAGGATGAAGTGTTCAATCTGAAGAGTGAGCTCACAGAGTGCATATCCGAAAAGGAAAATTTAGAAGCATCACTGGAGAAAATATCCGgagattttgaagaaatgaaggcTGAAAAGGCCTCGTTTACTAGCAAGATCTCCAACTTACAGAAGGTCTTATCGGAGTTGGAGAACAGCAACAGAAGGAGAATTTGCTTGGAAGAAAAAGTTGAGCAAATGGAAAGTGAGTTAACTGAAAAGGAGAAATTTTTTGCACAAGTGACTGATTTGAGAACTGAGCTTAGTGAAACTAAGAGAGACAATGAGCAATATCGGCAGAAAATATACAAGAtggaggaggagaaggataaTTTCTTGAAGAAAGTTCAAGCACTCGAAGCGGAGGTGAAAATGATGGAGGAGGAGAAAAAATTATACGCCAAAAAG TTTGAACAGAATGATACTCCAAAGAGCAACAACAAGTACACTAACTTCAATAGAGCACCTCAAAAGCTTAGTCAGTCCCAAGAACTTCGGGTAGATCGACTTCATTCAGATCGCAAAAGTAGTGAATCAGAG GGTGAAAATAGTTTCTCCGACAAAATTACTTCTTCCGTTGAAGTGGATTACTTGGCTAGAATACAATTGCTTGAGAACAAGCTTGCTGAAGCATTAGAGGCAAATAAGAAGTACAAAATTCAGCTTCAAAG GTTCAAGACTGAGGAACGTAGAGGACATTCACCGGCTTCCAAGAAATCAGAAGGGGACAACGAAATGGTGAAAAGGTTCGAACATACAAAGGCTTTACTAGAAACAGAACTAAAAGACATTCGAGAACGATACTTTCAAATGAGTCTTAAGTATGCTGAAGTAGAAGCACAAAGAGAGGATCTTGTTATGAAACTGAAGGCAGTTAAGAGTGGAAAGAGATGGTTCTCTTGA
- the LOC107029906 gene encoding probable carbohydrate esterase At4g34215, with translation MTDGNKNIFILGGQSNMSGRGGVVNNIFDGFIPQECQSNSSILRLTKGLTWEEAKEPIHQDIDFYAICGIGPGMSFANFVLKNDPNIGVIGLVPCAVGATNISQWSQGSFFYNQMLNRTRIALQDDGILRALLWYQGETDTLNDDAKLYKSRLYKFFTDVRNDLNTPTLPIIQVALASKFGPYTEEIRQAQLETQLQNVKTVDANGLKIGPDFVHLNTPSEVQLGQMLANAFLGFGSAHNLL, from the exons ATGACAGACGGtaacaaaaacatattcattTTAGGAGGACAAAGCAACATGTCTGGTAGAGGAGGAGTAGTGAACAACATTTTTGATGGATTTATTCCACAAGAATGTCaatcaaattcatcaattcTAAGACTAACAAAAGGACTTACATGGGAAGAAGCAAAAGAGCCAATTCATCAAGACATTGATTTCTATGCAATTTGTGGGATTGGTCCTGGTATGTCATTTGCTAATTTTGTGTTGAaaaatgatccaaacataggtGTGATTGGTTTGGTTCCATGTGCTGTTGGTGCCACAAATATTAGCCAATGGTCTCAAggttcatttttttataatcaaatGTTGAATAGGACTCGAATCGCGTTACAAGATGATGGAATACTTCGAGCCCTTCTTTGGTATCAAGGAGAGACTGACACTCTGAATGATGATGCTAAATTGTACAAATCAAGATTGTATAAATTCTTCACTGATGTGCGCAATGACTTGAATACACCTACCTTACCTATTATTCAG GTGGCATTGGCATCAAAATTTGGGCCTTATACAGAGGAAATAAGACAGGCCCAATTAGAAACTCAgcttcaaaatgtgaaaacagtTGATGCTAATGGGCTCAAAATAGGCCCAGATTTTGTGCATCTCAATACTCCATCAGAGGTCCAACTTGGACAAATGTTGGCTAATGCCTTTCTGGGCTTTGGTTCAGCccataatttattataa